A DNA window from Arachis hypogaea cultivar Tifrunner chromosome 18, arahy.Tifrunner.gnm2.J5K5, whole genome shotgun sequence contains the following coding sequences:
- the LOC112770749 gene encoding probable polygalacturonase At1g80170 isoform X2: MKNLGYCSSSKTTIVIFIHVVTILVTQYLTQRTEAFDPLIQLPRSTFTRTRTRTRPRSRRVISVVDFAAKGDGLHNDTQILGTIVAPKDPAVWNGLNQRRWLYFHGVNHLTVEGGGSINGMGHEWWARSCKTNSTIPCHPAPTALTFHKCKNLKVKNLTLLNSQQMHLAFTSCMRVVASHLRVLAPPSSPNTDGVHISVCKGVEVRDTVIRTGDDCISIVRNSSRVWIRNITCGPGHGISIGSLGKSNVWEKAQDIYVNGAYLSNTDNGVRIKTWQGGVGFASKITFQNILMENVSNPIIIDQYYCDSQKPCKNQTSAVKVESISFINVQGTSATKEAIKFACSDTSPCEGLYLENISIVSASCSFIGNTSSYCWQAYGSTQGFVYPPSCLLSNDNFIKQRVSLGSKPAPESI; encoded by the exons ATGAAGAACCTGGGATATTGTTCATCCTCAAAAACAACAATCGTTATCTTCATTCATGTGGTAACAATACTTGTCACTCAATATCTCACCCAACGAACAGAAGCCTTTGACCCTCTTATCCAGCTGCCACGTTCCACCTTTACCAGAACCAGAACCCGAACTCGACCCAGATCTCGACGGGTCATTTCTGTCGTTGATTTTGCTGCTAAAGGGGATGGCCTTCATAATGACACCCAG ATTTTAGGTACAATAGTAGCTCCAAAAGACCCTGCAGTATGGAATGGCTTAAATCAGCGCAGGTGGCTTTACTTCCATGGGGTGAATCACCTTACTGTAGAAGGTGGTGGAAGCATCAATGGAATGGGACATGAATGGTGGGCCAGATCATGCAAGACCAACTCCACAATT CCATGCCATCCTGCTCCAACG GCCCTTACTTTTCATAAATGCAAGAACCTGAAAGTGAAGAACCTTACCCTGTTAAATAGCCAGCAAATGCACTTGGCATTCACTAGTTGCATGCGGGTTGTTGCATCCCATCTTAGAGTGTTAGCACCTCCTTCAAGCCCTAATACTGATGGAGTCCACATTAGCGTATGTAAGGGTGTTGAGGTCAGAGATACTGTAATTAGAACAG GAGATGACTGCATCTCAATAGTCCGAAATTCTTCACGGGTGTGGATCAGAAACATTACATGTGGTCCAGGCCATGGCATCAG TATTGGAAGCTTGGGAAAATCAAATGTATGGGAGAAGGCGCAAGATATATACGTTAATGGAGCTTACCTTTCCAACACTGACAATGGGGTGAGAATCAAAACATGGCAG GGTGGGGTAGGTTTTGCATCGAAGATCACGTTTCAGAATATTCTTATGGAAAATGTGTCAAACCCAATAATAATAGACCAATACTACTGTGATTCCCAAAAACCATGTAAGAATCAG ACTTCAGCCGTCAAAGTAGAGAGCATATCCTTCATTAATGTTCAGGGAACTTCAGCCACAAAAGAAGCAATTAAGTTTGCTTGCAGTGATACATCTCCATGTGAAGGATTATATCTGGAAAATATTTCTATTGTATCAGCATCATGCTCCTTCATAGGAAACACATCTTCTTACTGCTGGCAAGCTTATGGCTCTACTCAGGGTTTTGTGTACCCTCCTTCCTGTTTGTTAAGCAATGACAATTTCATTAAACAGAGAGTGTCATTAGGATCAAAACCTGCTCCTGAATCAATCTGA
- the LOC112770752 gene encoding uncharacterized protein encodes MSKAILARIKPRNLPKATTFTPTRFSPCIHNLVIDAVRILATHAQWQDSLESRFAESEVLVSDVAHFILDQIHDPELGLKFFDWANSRPFSCSLDGFAYSSLLKLLARFRVLSEIELVLDSMKVGNLKPTHEALNSLIRAYGDSGMVDAALRLFYTVREMHGCFPSVVASNSLLNCLVKRGNIEVARKLYDEMLVTDGGTGKVVDNYSTGIVVKGLCGFGKVEEGRRLIVDRWGKGCVPHVVFYNMIIDGYCKKGDLQGATRVFKELKLKGFLPTLETYGAMINSLCKEGDFVTIDQLMKEMVERGLSVNIQVYNNIIDAQYKHGLVAKVAETMRRMAEMGCKPDITTYNIMLNFSCRAGRIKEADELLERAIERGLMPNKFSYTPLMHAYCRKGDYVKASNMLFKIAETGEKPDVVSYGAFIHGAIAAGEIDVALMVRVKMMERGVIADAQIYNVLMSSLCKNGNFPAAKLLLSEMLDRNVQPDAYVYATLVDGLIRNGELDEARKLFEVIIAKGIDPGIVGYNAMIKGFCKFGKMTDALSCLNRIKNARHAPDEYTYSTFIDGYVKQHDLQSALKMFGQMVKQKLEPNVVTYTSLINGFCNIADLGRAEKVFAGMQSFNLQPNVVTYTILIGGFCKTAKLEKAATFFELMLTNSCLPNDTTFHYLINGLTNNTNAQVLVEKNESDKDCRTLLLDFFAVMISDGWSPVIAAYDSIIICLCKHGMFDTAQLLQTKMQSKGFPMDPVCFSALLHGFCQKGKSKEWRNTITCDISKIDLQTAVKYSLILDKYLGQGTHSEASVILQTLIDDSRASEHPVEHDLKVIVR; translated from the coding sequence ATGTCAAAGGCCATCCTCGCTCGAATCAAACCCCGTAACCTCCCCAAAGCCACCACCTTCACGCCGACCCGCTTCAGTCCCTGCATCCACAACCTCGTTATTGATGCCGTTCGAATACTGGCAACCCACGCCCAATGGCAGGACTCCCTTGAGTCTCGCTTTGCAGAATCCGAGGTTCTAGTTTCGGACGTTGCCCATTTCATTCTAGACCAAATACATGACCCGGAATTGGGTTTGAAGTTCTTCGACTGGGCTAACTCGAGACCCTTTTCTTGTTCCCTCGATGGCTTTGCTTATTCCTCTCTTCTTAAGCTCCTGGCAAGATTCAGAGTGCTCTCCGAGATCGAGCTGGTTCTGGATAGCATGAAAGTTGGGAACTTGAAGCCTACCCATGAAGCTTTGAACTCTCTGATTCGAGCCTACGGAGATTCTGGGATGGTTGATGCTGCCTTACGGTTATTCTATACAGTGCGGGAAATGCATGGTTGTTTTCCTAGTGTTGTCGCTTCTAATTCGTTGCTGAATTGTTTGGTCAAAAGGGGGAACATTGAGGTTGCAAGGAAGCTGTATGATGAAATGCTTGTGACAGATGGTGGCACTGGTAAGGTTGTGGATAACTATAGCACCGGGATAGTGGTTAAGGGTCTATGCGGCTTTGGGAAGGTTGAGGAAGGTAGAAGGTTGATTGTAGATAGATGGGGGAAGGGTTGTGTGCCCCATGTTGTGTTCTACAATATGATTATTGATGGGTATTGCAAGAAGGGTGATCTCCAAGGTGCAACCAGAGTTTTCAAGGAACTGAAATTGAAGGGATTTTTGCCAACGTTAGAAACTTATGGTGCTATGATTAACAGTTTATGCAAGGAAGGGGATTTCGTGACAATTGATCAACTTATGAAAgaaatggttgagaggggattgaGTGTGAATATTCAAgtgtataataatattattgatgctCAATACAAGCACGGTCTGGTGGCAAAAGTAGCTGAGACAATGAGAAGGATGGCTGAGATGGGCTGTAAGCCGGATATTACTACTTACAATATTATGCTTAACTTTTCGTGTAGGGCTGGAAGGATCAAAGAAGCTGATGAACTTTTAGAGAGGGCAATAGAAAGGGGATTAATGCCTAACAAGTTTAGTTATACGCCTCTTATGCATGCTTATTGCAGAAAAGGGGATTATGTTAAGGCATCAAATATGCTTTTTAAGATTGCCGAAACAGGAGAAAAACCAGACGTGGTTTCGTATGGAGCTTTTATCCATGGAGCCATTGCTGCCGGGGAAATTGATGTTGCACTTATGGTACGGGTTAAAATGATGGAAAGGGGAGTAATTGCTGATGCCCAAATTTACAATGTCCTGATGAGTAGCCTATGCAAGAATGGGAATTTTCCTGCTGCCAAATTGCTACTTTCAGAAATGCTTGACCGAAATGTTCAACCAGATGCATATGTTTATGCCACCTTGGTAGATGGATTAATTAGGAATGGTGAACTTGATGAGGCAAGAAAGCTTTTTGAAGTCATAATTGCAAAGGGTATAGACCCCGGTATTGTTGGGTACAATGCCATGATTAAAGGTTTTTGTAAATTCGGAAAAATGACAGATGCTCTGTCATGCTTGAATAGGATTAAAAATGCACGTCATGCTCCAGATGAATACACTTATTCCACATTTATAGATGGGTATGTGAAGCAGCATGACTTGCAAAGTGCACTCAAGATGTTTGGGCAGATGGTGAAACAGAAGCTCGAGCCAAATGTGGTCACCTACACGTCCTTGATCAATGGATTCTGCAATATAGCAGATTTGGGCAGAGCTGAAAAAGTTTTCGCAGGGATGCAATCTTTCAATTTGCAGCCTAATGTTGTTACATACACTATACTTATAGGGGGATTCTGCAAGACCGCTAAACTTGAAAAGGCAGCAACATTTTTTGAACTTATGCTGACAAATAGTTGTCTCCCAAATGACACTACGTTCCATTATCTGATAAATGGTTTGACAAATAATACAAACGCACAGGTTCTTGTTGAGAAAAATGAGTCTGACAAAGATTGCAGAACCTTGCTATTGGATTTCTTTGCAGTGATGATATCGGATGGATGGAGCCCTGTGATTGCCGCTTATGATTccattattatttgtctttgtaaGCATGGAATGTTTGACACTGCTCAGTTGTTGCAAACAAAGATGCAGAGTAAGGGGTTTCCTATGGATCCTGTATGTTTCAGCGCTCTGCTACATGGGTTTTGCCAGAAAGGTAAATCAAAAGAGTGGAGAAATACTATAACTTGCGACATAAGTAAGATTGACCTACAAACTGCTGTTAAGTATTCCCTGATATTAGACAAATACTTGGGTCAAGGTACGCATTCAGAGGCTTCAGTTATTTTGCAGACCTTGATTGATGACTCCAGGGCTTCGGAGCATCCTGTAGAACATGATCTAAAGGTTATAGTAAGATAG
- the LOC112770749 gene encoding probable polygalacturonase At1g80170 isoform X1: MKNLGYCSSSKTTIVIFIHVVTILVTQYLTQRTEAFDPLIQLPRSTFTRTRTRTRPRSRRVISVVDFAAKGDGLHNDTQSFLEAWKTACSFPGFANVDVPYGKTFLIYPVDIAGHCKSKITLRILGTIVAPKDPAVWNGLNQRRWLYFHGVNHLTVEGGGSINGMGHEWWARSCKTNSTIPCHPAPTALTFHKCKNLKVKNLTLLNSQQMHLAFTSCMRVVASHLRVLAPPSSPNTDGVHISVCKGVEVRDTVIRTGDDCISIVRNSSRVWIRNITCGPGHGISIGSLGKSNVWEKAQDIYVNGAYLSNTDNGVRIKTWQGGVGFASKITFQNILMENVSNPIIIDQYYCDSQKPCKNQTSAVKVESISFINVQGTSATKEAIKFACSDTSPCEGLYLENISIVSASCSFIGNTSSYCWQAYGSTQGFVYPPSCLLSNDNFIKQRVSLGSKPAPESI, from the exons ATGAAGAACCTGGGATATTGTTCATCCTCAAAAACAACAATCGTTATCTTCATTCATGTGGTAACAATACTTGTCACTCAATATCTCACCCAACGAACAGAAGCCTTTGACCCTCTTATCCAGCTGCCACGTTCCACCTTTACCAGAACCAGAACCCGAACTCGACCCAGATCTCGACGGGTCATTTCTGTCGTTGATTTTGCTGCTAAAGGGGATGGCCTTCATAATGACACCCAG TCATTCCTAGAAGCTTGGAAAACTGCTTGTTCTTTCCCTGGGTTTGCGAATGTTGATGTTCCATACGGGAAAACTTTTCTTATCTATCCAGTTGACATTGCTGGGCATTGTAAATCAAAGATCACATTAAGG ATTTTAGGTACAATAGTAGCTCCAAAAGACCCTGCAGTATGGAATGGCTTAAATCAGCGCAGGTGGCTTTACTTCCATGGGGTGAATCACCTTACTGTAGAAGGTGGTGGAAGCATCAATGGAATGGGACATGAATGGTGGGCCAGATCATGCAAGACCAACTCCACAATT CCATGCCATCCTGCTCCAACG GCCCTTACTTTTCATAAATGCAAGAACCTGAAAGTGAAGAACCTTACCCTGTTAAATAGCCAGCAAATGCACTTGGCATTCACTAGTTGCATGCGGGTTGTTGCATCCCATCTTAGAGTGTTAGCACCTCCTTCAAGCCCTAATACTGATGGAGTCCACATTAGCGTATGTAAGGGTGTTGAGGTCAGAGATACTGTAATTAGAACAG GAGATGACTGCATCTCAATAGTCCGAAATTCTTCACGGGTGTGGATCAGAAACATTACATGTGGTCCAGGCCATGGCATCAG TATTGGAAGCTTGGGAAAATCAAATGTATGGGAGAAGGCGCAAGATATATACGTTAATGGAGCTTACCTTTCCAACACTGACAATGGGGTGAGAATCAAAACATGGCAG GGTGGGGTAGGTTTTGCATCGAAGATCACGTTTCAGAATATTCTTATGGAAAATGTGTCAAACCCAATAATAATAGACCAATACTACTGTGATTCCCAAAAACCATGTAAGAATCAG ACTTCAGCCGTCAAAGTAGAGAGCATATCCTTCATTAATGTTCAGGGAACTTCAGCCACAAAAGAAGCAATTAAGTTTGCTTGCAGTGATACATCTCCATGTGAAGGATTATATCTGGAAAATATTTCTATTGTATCAGCATCATGCTCCTTCATAGGAAACACATCTTCTTACTGCTGGCAAGCTTATGGCTCTACTCAGGGTTTTGTGTACCCTCCTTCCTGTTTGTTAAGCAATGACAATTTCATTAAACAGAGAGTGTCATTAGGATCAAAACCTGCTCCTGAATCAATCTGA